In one Cyprinus carpio isolate SPL01 chromosome B2, ASM1834038v1, whole genome shotgun sequence genomic region, the following are encoded:
- the ptger4c gene encoding prostaglandin E receptor 4 (subtype EP4) c → MEKRSVDFQFVEALALDNLSEMNDSLLNVGLNVSEANSSSHALSLDYRSLITSATMFGVGVLGNLVAIVVLCISKKEQKETTFYTLVCGMAITDLLGTCFTSPVVIATYIAGRWPGGELLCHFFSFSMLFFGSAGMSILCAMSVERYLAINHAYFYSQHVDRTMARFALMATYLANIVLCILPSFGFGKHTRHFPGTWCFLDWRAMDSVGASYTFLYGGFMLLLIAISVLCNFAVCRSLVGMSKMSRMVRAEVSGHTGSRRRFRLTSAAEIQMFWLLIFMTIVFLICSIPLVVRIFVNQLHDPAYISSGKSPDYRSDLLAIRFASFNPILDPWVYILCRKNLLTKGCTRLKRTIRLRKGDHSHVLGWMDGQHSPPSFAHSNCTSYVSLRTAICRNNGGKQTSMNTKSYVDLTLRQAWDFDTALAEFHPFSVEQNGVMGFDEDEEASSPKLLAKNVVVLPAAQILENKAEIVTCTFSTPSSCISEKCQRQ, encoded by the exons ATGGAAAAGCGAAGTGTAGACTTTCAGTTTGTGGAAGCACTCGCACTTGACAACTTATCAGAAATGAATGATTCACTGCTGAACGTGGGTTTGAATGTGTCAGAAGCCAACAGCTCGTCTCATGCCTTGAGTCTGGACTATCGCTCTCTCATCACTTCGGCCACTATGTTTGGCGTCGGGGTCCTCGGAAACCTTGTGGCGATCGTGGTGCTTTGCATCTCCAAAAAGGAGCAGAAGGAGACCACCTTCTACACTCTGGTGTGCGGGATGGCCATCACGGACTTGCTGGGCACCTGTTTCACCAGTCCAGTGGTCATCGCCACATACATCGCGGGCAGGTGGCCGGGCGGAGAGCTCCTGTGCCACTTCTTTTCCTTCTCCATGCTGTTCTTCGGTTCGGCTGGCATGTCTATTCTTTGCGCAATGTCAGTAGAGAGATATCTGGCCATAAACCACGCGTACTTCTACTCGCAGCATGTGGACCGGACCATGGCTCGGTTCGCGCTGATGGCGACGTACCTGGCCAATATCGTGCTGTGCATCTTGCCCAGTTTTGGTTTCGGAAAGCACACGAGACACTTTCCCGGAACTTGGTGCTTCTTGGACTGGCGCGCCATGGACTCCGTCGGCGCCTCGTACACGTTTCTCTACGGAGGTTTCATGCTGCTGTTGATCGCCATTTCCGTCCTGTGTAATTTCGCCGTGTGTCGTTCACTTGTCGGGATGAGTAAAATGAGTCGCATGGTGAGGGCAGAGGTGTCCGGACACACAGGCTCCAGGCGCAGATTCAGATTAACATCTGCAGCTGAGATCCAGATGTTCTGGCTGTTAATTTTCATGACCATCGTGTTCCTGATATGCTCCATCCCTTTAGTG GTGCGCATCTTTGTCAATCAGCTGCACGATCCGGCTTATATATCATCAGGCAAAAGTCCAGACTATCGCAGTGATCTCCTGGCCATTAGATTCGCCTCCTTCAACCCTATCCTGGATCCATGGGTGTATATTCTGTGCAGGAAAAACCTATTAACCAAGGGTTGCACACGACTCAAGCGTACTATCAGACTGAGGAAAGGGGATCATAGTCATGTTTTGGGTTGGATGGATGGTCAGCACTCACCTCCGTCATTTGCTCATAGCAATTGCACAAGTTACGTGTCGTTGCGCACAGCCATCTGTAGAAACAACGGGGGTAAACAGACCAGCATGAACACTAAATCTTATGTAGATTTAACCCTTCGCCAGGCATGGGACTTTGATACAGCTCTGGCTGAGTTTCATCCCTTCAGCGTCGAGCAGAATGGTGTTATGGGGtttgatgaagatgaagaagcaTCAAGCCCCAAACTCCTTGCCAAGAATGTTGTGGTGCTGCCAGCCGCTCAAATATTAGAAAATAAGGCTGAAATAGTAACCTGCACTTTCAGTACACCTAGTTCATGTATATCAGAAAAGTGCCAGAGACAATGA
- the LOC109052188 gene encoding neurturin encodes MPAMPSVTDTPCHRKRWQVLVWVGMSLLPLVAGGRSRFQAESEAAVGFAGLEELPLEAFPDAEEELEEGSDSPWHSLFDPSVLVEDDQQPAIWERSPRSPDTSDIQTKGARKKKKKKEKEEKKKKEKSSRAQHSSRDCRVEKREMRVRDLGMGFDSDEIVLFKFCIGSCQRSRGNYDLALRALLANGSLPKRTARKVSAHPCCRPTGYEPVSFMDATTTWRTIKSLSAADCECVG; translated from the exons ATGCCTGCCATGCCATCAGTCACCGATACACCTTGTCACAGGAAACGCTGGCAG GTGCTTGTATGGGTTGGCATGTCTCTGCTGCCCCTAGTGGCAGGAGGCAGGTCACGTTTTCAAGCAGAATCTGAAGCTGCGGTAGGATTTGCTGGGTTGGAGGAGCTGCCATTAGAGGCTTTTCCAGACGCTGAGGAAGAGCTTGAGGAGGGCAGTGACTCCCCATGGCACAGTTTGTTTG ATCCATCTGTGCTCGTCGAGGATGACCAACAGCCAGCAATATGGGAACGTTCCCCTCGCTCACCGGACACTTCTGACATACAGACCAAAGGTGCAcgcaagaaaaagaagaaaaaagagaaggaggaaaagaaaaagaaagagaagagcagCAGGGCTCAGCATAGCAGCCGGGACTGTCGTGTAGAGAAACGTGAGATGCGTGTACGGGACCTGGGCATGGGCTTCGACTCAGACGAGATTGTCCTTTTCAAGTTCTGCATCGGCTCCTGCCAGAGGTCTCGTGGGAACTATGACTTGGCACTGCGCGCTCTGCTGGCCAACGGTAGTCTGCCCAAGCGCACCGCCAGGAAGGTTAGCGCACACCCCTGCTGCCGGCCCACGGGCTATGAACCCGTCTCCTTCATGGATGCTACCACAACCTGGAGAACCATCAAGTCCCTCTCTGCAGCAGACTGTGAGTGCGTGGGATGA